A region of Clostridium acetobutylicum ATCC 824 DNA encodes the following proteins:
- a CDS encoding FecCD family ABC transporter permease → MIIEKKREMKHRLVLLIIILLTVLTIVISLGIGDYALSYNNLIPTLLGQGSFKDEFVLFDLRFPRMAITILSGMALALSGAVLQNITRNDLADPGIIGINSGAGVAVTVFFMYMPIDSKTFSYLVPIIAFIGALITAVIIYLLAYKKNEGVQPLRLVLLGVGLSMALSGLMIVIMSLADRSKVDFISKWLAGNVWGLDWAFVLAIFPCIVILVPYILYKSNTLNIIKLSRDVSIGVGMSIEKERFKLLMASVALSSFAVSVTGNISFIGLMAPHIAKALVGHRNQMFIPIAILMGGWLLLLADTIGQHLLQSGNIPAGIVVSVIGAPYFIYLLLKK, encoded by the coding sequence TTGATTATAGAGAAAAAAAGAGAAATGAAACATAGACTAGTACTACTTATTATAATACTTCTTACAGTTTTAACCATAGTCATTAGTTTAGGTATAGGTGACTATGCTCTTTCATATAACAATTTGATTCCTACTTTATTAGGACAAGGCTCATTTAAAGATGAGTTTGTTTTATTTGATTTGAGATTTCCACGAATGGCAATAACAATATTATCCGGTATGGCTCTTGCCCTATCTGGCGCAGTCCTTCAGAATATAACAAGAAATGATTTGGCCGATCCCGGTATAATTGGAATAAACTCTGGAGCAGGTGTTGCTGTAACAGTATTTTTTATGTATATGCCAATTGATTCAAAAACTTTTTCTTATTTAGTTCCAATAATAGCCTTTATAGGCGCACTAATCACTGCAGTTATTATATATCTGCTTGCCTACAAAAAAAATGAGGGTGTTCAGCCATTGAGGCTAGTTCTACTAGGTGTAGGTCTTTCAATGGCGCTATCTGGACTTATGATAGTTATTATGTCTCTTGCAGATAGATCAAAAGTAGATTTTATATCTAAGTGGTTAGCTGGAAATGTCTGGGGATTGGATTGGGCTTTTGTCTTGGCTATATTTCCATGTATAGTTATATTAGTGCCATATATATTGTACAAATCTAATACCTTAAATATTATTAAATTAAGTAGAGATGTATCTATAGGCGTAGGCATGTCAATTGAAAAAGAAAGATTTAAACTACTTATGGCTTCAGTTGCATTATCTTCTTTTGCCGTTTCGGTTACTGGAAACATATCATTTATAGGACTCATGGCTCCACATATAGCAAAGGCATTAGTTGGACATAGAAATCAGATGTTTATACCAATAGCAATTTTAATGGGCGGATGGCTTTTATTATTAGCAGATACTATTGGACAGCACTTACTTCAGTCTGGAAATATACCAGCAGGAATAGTAGTTTCGGTAATAGGTGCTCCTTATTTTATATATTTACTTTTAAAGAAATAA
- a CDS encoding FecCD family ABC transporter permease, with protein MDKTNSITNFSSKLILSVIILIIMFILSLILGAEKVSLNDVWLAVSSSVKNGNINIIREIRLPREIAAVFVGAALAVSGAIMQGVSKNPLADPGLLGLTAGANAALTITITIAPSANYLTILISCFLGAAAAVVLVFGISFSKRGGSSPLRIVLAGSAVSTFLFAISQGMQIYFKLSKDVSMWTSGGLIGTSWDELAVIIPFITLGLATAFILSRQLTVLSLSEEVAVGLGQKTTPIKAILFVVVTILAGASVALASNLVFLGLMVPHIAYFIIGKDYRFVIPISTVLGAALMVFSDILGRLVASPYETPVAAIISIIGLPFFLFIVHKGGKNS; from the coding sequence TTGGACAAAACCAATAGTATAACTAACTTTAGCAGTAAATTAATTTTATCAGTTATAATACTTATTATTATGTTTATTCTTTCATTAATACTTGGAGCAGAGAAGGTATCATTAAATGATGTGTGGCTTGCAGTAAGTAGCAGTGTAAAAAACGGAAATATAAATATAATAAGGGAAATTAGACTACCGAGAGAAATTGCCGCAGTATTTGTTGGAGCAGCTTTAGCAGTTTCTGGAGCTATAATGCAAGGTGTAAGTAAAAATCCTTTAGCAGACCCAGGACTCCTTGGACTTACTGCAGGAGCAAATGCTGCACTGACAATTACTATAACTATAGCACCTTCTGCAAACTATTTAACTATTTTAATTTCATGCTTTTTAGGAGCAGCTGCCGCCGTAGTTCTGGTTTTTGGAATAAGTTTTTCAAAACGAGGTGGATCTTCTCCTCTTAGAATTGTGTTGGCTGGATCAGCAGTTTCGACTTTTCTTTTTGCAATTTCTCAAGGTATGCAAATATACTTTAAACTATCAAAAGATGTATCAATGTGGACATCAGGTGGTTTAATAGGAACATCTTGGGATGAACTTGCTGTTATTATACCATTTATAACTTTAGGACTTGCTACAGCATTTATTTTATCGAGACAATTGACTGTATTATCTTTGAGTGAAGAAGTTGCTGTTGGACTTGGTCAAAAAACAACACCAATAAAGGCAATCCTTTTCGTTGTGGTAACAATTCTTGCTGGAGCTTCGGTAGCCCTTGCATCTAATCTAGTTTTCTTAGGTTTAATGGTGCCACATATAGCTTATTTCATTATTGGAAAAGATTATAGATTTGTAATTCCAATTTCAACTGTACTTGGTGCCGCACTAATGGTTTTTTCAGATATTTTAGGAAGGCTAGTTGCTTCTCCCTATGAAACGCCAGTAGCAGCAATAATATCTATAATTGGTTTACCATTCTTTTTATTCATAGTTCATAAGGGGGGAAAAAACAGTTGA
- a CDS encoding iron-hydroxamate ABC transporter substrate-binding protein produces the protein MKKILISIMIIMMIFGSACSQNSIKTSKDTSKEAETITYKSENGPIKVPAHPKRIVALNGSTSGDIMKLGGNIVGVEKYSMANPLYKKYLKNATVVSDEDLEKIIELKPDLIIAGSTDKNLDKLSKIAPTVSYTYNKLGYLDQVIEIGKLINKKKQAQEWVNNFKKRASDAGEKIKNKIGNNSTVTILGGDNKQLYVFGSNWGRGSEILYQAMGLKMPAKVTANALKPGYYVISSEVLPQYIGDYLIYIKDSAADNSFQNTDTYKNIPAVKNNRVLEVDANKFYFNDPISLDYELDTFINYFLGNSK, from the coding sequence TTGAAAAAAATATTAATTTCAATAATGATAATAATGATGATATTTGGAAGTGCTTGCAGTCAAAATAGTATCAAAACTTCTAAAGATACAAGTAAAGAAGCTGAAACAATTACATACAAATCAGAAAATGGTCCAATAAAGGTACCAGCACATCCAAAAAGAATAGTCGCACTAAACGGAAGCACCTCTGGAGATATCATGAAGCTAGGCGGAAATATAGTTGGTGTTGAAAAGTACTCAATGGCAAATCCTTTGTATAAAAAATATTTAAAAAATGCTACTGTAGTATCTGATGAAGACTTAGAGAAAATAATTGAATTAAAACCTGATTTAATAATAGCAGGTTCAACTGATAAAAACCTAGACAAACTATCTAAAATAGCCCCTACCGTTTCTTATACCTACAATAAACTTGGTTATTTGGATCAAGTTATTGAAATTGGAAAATTAATAAATAAAAAGAAACAAGCACAGGAATGGGTAAATAATTTTAAAAAGAGAGCCTCTGATGCTGGCGAAAAAATCAAAAATAAAATAGGCAATAACTCAACAGTAACAATTTTAGGTGGAGATAACAAACAGTTATATGTTTTTGGAAGCAATTGGGGAAGAGGAAGTGAGATACTTTATCAAGCTATGGGTCTAAAAATGCCTGCTAAAGTGACCGCTAACGCCTTAAAACCAGGATATTATGTTATTTCATCCGAAGTTCTCCCTCAATATATAGGAGATTATTTAATTTACATCAAAGATTCAGCAGCAGACAATTCATTTCAAAATACTGATACATATAAAAATATTCCGGCAGTTAAAAACAATAGAGTTCTTGAAGTTGACGCAAATAAATTTTACTTTAATGATCCAATCTCATTGGACTATGAGTTAGACACATTTATTAATTATTTTTTAGGAAATAGTAAATAA
- a CDS encoding ABC transporter ATP-binding protein, which yields MTRLYTDMLNVAYDNNLIVKNLSIKIPDKKITTIIGANGCGKSTLLKALTRIIPTKTGTILLDGKNILKENTKTLAKKIAILPQTPESTDGITVAELVSYGRYPYQKGFGRLSKKDYEVIDWALEVTGTKNYKFRQLDALSGGQRQRAWIAMALAQETDIIFLDEPTTYLDMAHQLEVLELLQKLNKEQHRTVVMVLHDLNQAARFADYIIALKNGTIVKAGKCEEVITKKVLMKVFNIDAEIGIDPRTTKPICFTYNLIKEMK from the coding sequence ATGACTAGGTTATATACTGACATGCTTAACGTCGCTTATGACAATAATTTGATTGTTAAAAATCTTAGTATAAAAATTCCAGATAAAAAAATAACTACAATTATAGGTGCTAATGGTTGTGGAAAATCCACTTTACTTAAGGCGTTAACTCGTATAATTCCAACTAAAACTGGAACAATTCTTTTGGATGGAAAAAATATTTTAAAAGAAAATACAAAAACCTTAGCTAAGAAAATAGCCATTCTACCACAAACCCCTGAGAGTACAGATGGAATAACTGTAGCCGAACTTGTTTCCTATGGACGTTATCCCTATCAAAAAGGTTTTGGGAGGCTTTCAAAAAAAGATTATGAAGTTATTGACTGGGCACTGGAGGTAACTGGAACTAAGAATTACAAGTTCAGACAACTAGATGCACTTTCAGGAGGACAACGTCAGAGGGCTTGGATAGCCATGGCATTAGCTCAAGAAACAGATATTATTTTTCTTGATGAACCTACAACTTATTTAGATATGGCACATCAACTAGAGGTATTAGAACTTCTGCAAAAACTTAATAAAGAACAACATAGAACGGTTGTAATGGTATTACATGACTTAAATCAAGCAGCTAGATTCGCTGATTACATAATTGCCCTTAAAAATGGAACTATAGTAAAAGCAGGAAAATGTGAAGAGGTAATAACTAAAAAAGTACTTATGAAAGTGTTTAATATCGACGCTGAAATTGGAATCGATCCTAGAACCACTAAACCAATATGTTTTACATACAACTTAATCAAGGAGATGAAGTAA
- a CDS encoding D-amino acid aminotransferase yields MKDLGYYNGEYDLIENMKIPMNDRVCYFGDGVYDATYSRNHNIFALDEHIDRFYNSAELLRIKIPYTKKEMKELLKDMVKKVDSGEQFVYWQVTRGTGMRNHAFLSEDVKANIWIVLKPLKVKDMSKKLKLITLEDTRFLHCNIKTLNLLPSVIAAQKTEEAGCQEAVFHRGDRVTECAHSNVSIIKDEILKTAPTDNLILPGIARAHLIKMCKKFEIPVDETPFTLKELINADEVIVTSSGQFCMTACEIDGRPVGGKAPDIIKKLQTALLNEFLEETN; encoded by the coding sequence ATGAAAGATTTAGGATATTACAATGGAGAATACGACTTAATTGAAAATATGAAAATACCAATGAATGATCGTGTATGCTATTTTGGTGATGGTGTTTATGATGCTACTTATAGTAGAAACCATAATATATTTGCACTAGATGAGCATATTGACCGATTTTATAATAGTGCCGAGCTTTTAAGAATTAAAATTCCATATACAAAGAAGGAAATGAAAGAGCTTTTAAAGGATATGGTTAAAAAGGTTGATAGCGGAGAACAATTTGTATATTGGCAGGTTACTAGAGGTACTGGCATGCGTAATCATGCTTTTTTGAGTGAGGATGTTAAGGCTAATATTTGGATTGTTTTAAAGCCACTAAAGGTAAAAGATATGTCAAAAAAATTAAAACTAATAACATTAGAGGATACTAGATTTTTACATTGTAACATAAAAACCTTAAATTTGCTTCCTAGTGTAATTGCAGCACAAAAAACTGAAGAAGCAGGCTGCCAGGAAGCAGTATTTCATAGAGGAGATAGAGTTACTGAATGTGCTCATAGTAATGTTTCAATTATAAAGGATGAGATTTTAAAAACTGCGCCAACAGATAATCTTATTTTGCCGGGAATAGCAAGGGCGCATCTTATAAAAATGTGCAAAAAATTTGAGATACCTGTAGATGAAACTCCATTTACATTAAAGGAGTTAATTAATGCGGATGAAGTTATAGTTACAAGTTCAGGGCAATTTTGTATGACTGCTTGTGAGATAGATGGAAGACCTGTAGGCGGAAAAGCGCCAGATATTATTAAAAAGCTTCAGACTGCCTTACTTAATGAATTTTTGGAAGAAACAAATTAA
- a CDS encoding Vps62-related protein, which yields MSEAESVVIKGGNKDKILPLEAEEKKPIKEEKNKAVILSNWIIKYAPIVYFHPDEKCFPITVEEFLECTDVMNEKNEKFCDGKEILSGSFKDALGNQKFYLKITDTSVREGNLNSAKCYVYVRKRNKGRYLDLQYFFFYGYNGPTINIHLNKNKKNYSTSNIGENYGNWEHVTVVIDSTDGSILGAIFDQHGKSCFYDIDQLEYEKGHIVVYSALSSHASYPSAGKSVTEYDSQELGVPPVSVGIVKFELHDATDKGRRWDTSLVCQLVSYNITGTEVEEPKWMAFNGRWGKPYDLTDKDISILYQISRLPAGGKVVDSLLWRFIPYSKKNINQANGIKSKDDFNIII from the coding sequence ATGAGTGAGGCAGAAAGTGTAGTAATTAAAGGAGGTAATAAGGATAAAATTTTACCTTTAGAAGCTGAAGAAAAAAAGCCCATTAAAGAAGAGAAGAATAAAGCTGTAATATTAAGTAATTGGATTATAAAGTATGCACCTATAGTTTATTTTCATCCAGATGAAAAATGTTTTCCAATAACAGTAGAAGAATTTTTAGAATGTACTGACGTCATGAATGAAAAAAATGAAAAATTTTGTGATGGAAAAGAAATCCTCTCTGGTTCTTTTAAAGATGCGTTAGGAAATCAAAAATTTTATCTTAAGATTACAGATACAAGTGTAAGAGAAGGAAATCTTAATAGTGCAAAATGTTATGTATATGTCAGAAAAAGAAACAAGGGAAGATATTTAGATTTACAATACTTTTTCTTTTACGGCTACAATGGTCCAACAATTAATATTCATCTTAATAAAAATAAAAAGAATTATTCTACATCCAATATAGGTGAAAATTATGGTAATTGGGAGCATGTTACTGTTGTTATAGATTCAACTGATGGGTCAATTCTAGGTGCTATTTTTGATCAACATGGTAAAAGCTGTTTTTATGATATTGATCAATTGGAATATGAAAAAGGACATATTGTTGTATATTCAGCATTAAGTAGCCATGCTTCATATCCATCAGCAGGTAAAAGTGTAACTGAATATGATTCACAGGAGTTAGGAGTGCCGCCGGTTTCAGTTGGTATAGTTAAATTTGAATTACACGATGCTACTGATAAAGGAAGAAGGTGGGATACATCACTTGTGTGTCAGCTTGTTTCTTATAATATTACTGGCACGGAGGTTGAAGAGCCTAAGTGGATGGCATTCAATGGACGATGGGGAAAGCCTTACGATTTAACAGACAAAGATATAAGTATTTTATATCAAATATCAAGATTGCCGGCTGGTGGAAAAGTGGTTGATAGCTTACTATGGAGATTTATTCCTTACAGTAAAAAAAATATAAATCAAGCTAATGGAATTAAAAGTAAAGATGATTTTAATATTATTATTTAA
- a CDS encoding NAD-dependent epimerase/dehydratase family protein, with amino-acid sequence MHYLITGGAGFIGTNLTLRLLNAGHKVTVLDNFSATLPDRLNNTKATVIKGSVLDRNLVFSLVNKCDYIIHLAAVVGVRLAMLKGIEGLKVSCTGTDNMLEAAHLYNKGIFISSSSAIYGKISKKSVDEEDDSVLGTSKKPSWLYSVGKLTEEHLVLAYHRELGVKVKIGRFFNVIGPYQVGNYGMVVPTFINVALEEKPIQVYGNGQQTRTFGYIEDILNGLQLVLNYGEIGEIYNIGGTEEIRILDLAKKIKVLTQSNSNINLVPYEKAFDKNFEETLQRVPDISKLKKLGYTPHYSLDEALKSIIKYEVSKK; translated from the coding sequence ATGCATTATTTAATTACAGGTGGTGCAGGATTTATTGGCACTAATCTAACTCTCAGACTATTAAATGCTGGTCACAAGGTTACTGTACTTGATAATTTTTCAGCAACTTTACCTGATAGACTCAATAATACCAAAGCAACCGTAATTAAAGGCAGTGTTTTAGATAGAAACTTAGTTTTCTCTTTAGTTAATAAATGTGATTATATAATACATCTAGCAGCTGTAGTTGGAGTAAGACTAGCAATGTTAAAGGGAATAGAAGGCCTTAAGGTTAGCTGCACAGGAACAGATAATATGCTAGAAGCTGCACATCTATACAATAAGGGAATTTTTATTTCCTCTTCTTCCGCTATTTACGGAAAGATAAGTAAGAAATCTGTAGATGAAGAAGATGATTCCGTTTTGGGTACAAGCAAAAAACCAAGTTGGCTTTACTCTGTTGGCAAATTAACCGAAGAGCATTTGGTTCTTGCTTATCATAGGGAATTAGGTGTTAAAGTTAAAATAGGACGTTTCTTTAACGTTATTGGACCTTATCAAGTGGGAAACTACGGTATGGTTGTTCCTACATTCATAAATGTTGCTCTTGAAGAAAAGCCTATACAAGTATATGGTAATGGTCAGCAAACTCGTACATTTGGTTATATAGAGGATATTTTAAACGGTTTACAGCTTGTTTTAAACTACGGAGAAATTGGTGAAATCTACAATATTGGAGGCACTGAAGAAATAAGAATTTTAGATTTAGCCAAAAAAATTAAAGTTTTGACACAATCAAATTCTAATATCAACTTAGTTCCATATGAAAAAGCCTTCGATAAAAATTTTGAGGAAACACTCCAGCGTGTTCCAGACATTAGCAAGCTAAAAAAACTAGGTTATACTCCTCATTACTCTTTAGATGAAGCATTAAAAAGTATAATTAAATATGAAGTTTCAAAAAAATAG
- a CDS encoding glycosyltransferase family 2 protein, whose product MENDKIKSQEAFTKEENASEITVFIPSFNPGRFLRTALKSVYWQTYRNWKLILVDDCSTDNSLDMAKDLLEDTRITVIKNTRNLGQSEAQNRALELITTPYCVQLDSDDWFFPNALERLLKTFRKQPEEVAVVSGNVLITSNEITWFKLNNGFLEPNIRKGRFFKDKYDFLLSNLTLWPRCYRTSSLKKIGGWPTDDPYGGRHMEDRRVLLRLVEKNRFYWIDSVLYVYRRHDYNNTNKLDVYNRMIEWETRRVLKRWGDKFKPIFKMDKSGWRYIDHFVQKRR is encoded by the coding sequence ATGGAAAATGATAAAATAAAATCACAGGAGGCTTTTACGAAAGAGGAAAATGCTAGTGAAATTACTGTTTTTATACCTTCATTTAATCCAGGTAGATTTTTGAGAACCGCTTTAAAAAGCGTATATTGGCAAACATATAGAAATTGGAAACTAATTTTAGTAGATGATTGCTCAACAGATAATAGTTTGGATATGGCTAAAGATTTATTGGAGGATACTAGGATTACAGTAATTAAAAATACTAGAAATTTAGGACAATCTGAAGCTCAAAATAGGGCTTTGGAATTGATTACAACACCTTATTGTGTACAATTAGATAGTGACGATTGGTTTTTTCCAAATGCTTTAGAAAGATTACTTAAGACATTTAGAAAACAGCCAGAGGAGGTGGCGGTTGTTAGTGGAAATGTTTTAATTACAAGCAATGAGATAACGTGGTTCAAATTAAATAATGGTTTTTTGGAACCTAATATTAGAAAAGGTCGTTTTTTTAAAGATAAGTATGATTTTTTATTATCAAATTTGACTCTTTGGCCACGATGCTATAGAACAAGTTCCTTAAAAAAAATTGGTGGTTGGCCTACAGATGACCCATATGGAGGTCGTCATATGGAAGACAGAAGAGTGCTTTTACGATTAGTAGAAAAAAATCGTTTTTATTGGATTGACAGCGTGCTTTATGTTTATAGACGACACGATTATAATAATACAAATAAACTTGATGTCTATAATCGCATGATTGAGTGGGAAACTAGGAGAGTATTAAAACGTTGGGGAGATAAATTCAAACCAATCTTTAAAATGGATAAGAGTGGGTGGAGATATATTGATCACTTTGTTCAGAAGCGAAGATGA
- a CDS encoding CDP-archaeol synthase, with translation MKVIVDMYITLFPVILAGIFNMIFVKLPVLNVLKYPIDNNKTLKDGKRIFGDNKTWKGFLGMVVFAAISTVIWGVICSLNKAIYQNNLSYSYHKNIFTFNIILGLALGLAYALCELPNSFFKRRVGIEPGKSINKKNGYVFIIIDQVDSLFGCAFVISLVSSMTLPYYLICVFLGGVTHYILNVLLYLLKLKKNI, from the coding sequence GTGAAAGTTATTGTAGATATGTATATTACATTATTTCCTGTAATATTAGCGGGAATATTTAATATGATTTTTGTTAAACTGCCAGTACTTAATGTGTTGAAATATCCAATAGACAACAACAAAACATTAAAAGATGGAAAAAGAATATTTGGAGATAACAAAACCTGGAAGGGATTTTTAGGAATGGTGGTGTTTGCTGCTATTTCTACTGTGATTTGGGGAGTGATTTGCAGCTTAAATAAAGCAATATATCAAAATAATTTATCATATAGCTATCATAAAAATATATTTACATTTAATATTATCCTTGGATTAGCTCTTGGACTTGCTTACGCTCTGTGTGAGCTACCTAATAGTTTTTTTAAGAGAAGGGTAGGAATTGAACCAGGAAAATCAATTAATAAAAAAAATGGTTATGTGTTTATAATAATTGATCAAGTGGATTCGCTATTTGGTTGTGCTTTCGTAATTAGCTTGGTTAGTTCTATGACATTACCTTACTATCTTATTTGTGTATTTTTAGGTGGAGTTACACATTACATACTTAATGTTTTATTATATTTATTAAAGTTAAAGAAAAATATTTAG
- a CDS encoding PEP/pyruvate-binding domain-containing protein: protein MIFDIAKGEVSQELGNKAKSLIEMRKEGFRVPDGFVIDSNTYKEIISYNEKEEDIKNILSTINKSNIDVLSIKLASIFDDFVIMDSLVNEIDKRLKKGVKYAVRSSGLKEDLDNLSFAGQYSTFLNIGGIEEIKKAIIDCYKSMYTKGVLSYFIDNNLEVRELEMAVIVQEMVQSEKSGVAFTVNPITGIDKEMVVEVTEGLGEAIVSGQVVPERYIYNWFEDKYEYSETNSLLSKEELEKIMNTALNIQMHFGYPSDIEFAIEKDKLYILQVRAITKIKYSKIKDEWTTANFKDSGVSASVCTPAMWSLYEYIWETVLKKFILQSNILKEKELNKLGDMFYGRPYWNMSVVKKAMGKIPGYKEIDFDNEFGVKITYKGEGNTTKLTPASIIKVIRIAFAQRKIVKNHNKNLEAYKNEILGKYSKYIEDYETEYSLKEFETIWYDLIKDDYLTSQGTYFWQIFINTIHQTIFKNKILKYLDKSQYLDLIGGLNEVSHLRPFYDMWDITRNIIKDENSFSFWNSSTVEEIKDEYYKNTEKYFMIDFKKYVNNYGHHSKKELDVTYPCYFEDVDTLIKMFKDTILLDDSYSPRNDKKRQIERYTRQIENIKEKVSDKKYRIIIKEVEKMREMLWWREEFRDMTTKFYYIIRIYTLKLAKLYKAYDIIEDEDDIWYLKIFDIWDFIDGRKTKQEIKAIVLRNRKYYQSFRNFENENEIGTKFEGINESKKVASNKVIGVGCNNGIVTGTARVIEDLEEIETLKVGDILITKFTDTGWTSKFAMLKGIVTEYGGLLCHAAIVSREYGMPCIVCAHNATKLIKDGSRISINGTTGEITLLEGGI from the coding sequence ATGATTTTTGATATTGCTAAAGGTGAGGTATCTCAAGAGCTGGGTAATAAAGCTAAGTCTTTAATAGAAATGAGAAAAGAGGGATTTAGAGTTCCAGATGGGTTTGTTATTGACAGTAATACATATAAAGAAATCATTTCCTACAATGAAAAAGAAGAAGATATAAAAAATATATTATCTACTATAAATAAATCTAACATAGATGTTTTAAGCATAAAACTAGCTAGTATTTTTGATGACTTTGTAATTATGGATAGTTTAGTCAATGAAATAGATAAGAGATTAAAAAAGGGAGTAAAATACGCTGTTAGAAGTAGTGGATTAAAAGAAGATTTAGATAATTTATCTTTTGCAGGACAGTATTCAACCTTTTTAAATATAGGTGGTATTGAGGAAATAAAGAAAGCTATTATTGATTGCTATAAATCAATGTATACAAAAGGCGTTTTATCTTATTTTATTGATAATAATTTAGAGGTAAGAGAACTTGAAATGGCTGTTATAGTTCAAGAAATGGTTCAATCAGAGAAAAGTGGAGTAGCTTTTACGGTAAATCCCATAACAGGAATAGATAAAGAAATGGTTGTTGAGGTAACAGAAGGTTTGGGAGAAGCTATAGTAAGTGGGCAAGTAGTTCCTGAAAGATATATTTATAATTGGTTTGAGGATAAGTACGAGTACAGTGAAACAAATAGCCTTTTAAGTAAAGAAGAACTAGAGAAAATAATGAACACAGCTTTAAATATTCAAATGCATTTTGGGTATCCTTCAGATATTGAATTTGCAATAGAAAAGGACAAGCTATACATTTTACAGGTAAGGGCAATTACAAAAATTAAGTACTCAAAAATAAAGGATGAATGGACTACTGCTAATTTTAAAGACAGTGGAGTTTCAGCATCTGTTTGTACTCCGGCTATGTGGAGTTTATATGAGTATATTTGGGAAACTGTTCTAAAGAAATTTATACTTCAATCAAATATTTTAAAGGAAAAAGAATTAAATAAATTGGGAGATATGTTTTATGGTCGTCCATATTGGAATATGAGTGTTGTTAAAAAAGCAATGGGAAAAATTCCAGGATATAAGGAAATAGACTTTGATAATGAATTTGGGGTGAAAATAACTTATAAAGGAGAAGGAAACACAACTAAATTAACTCCTGCATCTATTATAAAGGTAATTAGAATAGCGTTTGCTCAAAGAAAGATAGTAAAGAATCATAATAAAAATCTTGAAGCATATAAAAATGAAATCCTAGGCAAATACTCTAAATACATAGAGGATTATGAAACTGAATATTCACTTAAGGAATTTGAAACTATCTGGTATGACTTAATTAAAGATGATTACCTAACCAGTCAAGGAACTTACTTTTGGCAAATATTCATAAATACCATTCATCAAACAATTTTTAAGAATAAAATTTTGAAGTATTTAGATAAAAGTCAGTATTTAGATTTAATTGGTGGATTAAATGAAGTTTCACATCTTCGCCCTTTTTACGATATGTGGGATATTACAAGAAACATAATTAAAGATGAAAATAGCTTTAGCTTTTGGAATAGCTCAACAGTAGAAGAGATAAAAGATGAATATTATAAAAATACCGAGAAATATTTTATGATTGATTTTAAGAAATATGTGAATAATTATGGGCATCATTCTAAAAAGGAATTAGATGTTACGTATCCTTGTTACTTCGAAGATGTAGATACTCTTATAAAAATGTTTAAAGATACTATTTTGCTTGATGACAGTTATAGTCCAAGAAATGATAAAAAAAGGCAAATTGAAAGATACACTAGGCAAATTGAAAATATAAAAGAGAAGGTTTCTGATAAAAAATATCGTATAATAATAAAAGAAGTTGAAAAAATGAGAGAAATGCTGTGGTGGCGTGAAGAATTTAGAGATATGACCACAAAATTTTATTACATAATACGAATATATACCTTAAAATTAGCAAAACTATATAAAGCCTATGACATAATAGAAGATGAAGATGATATATGGTATCTAAAGATCTTTGATATATGGGATTTTATCGATGGAAGAAAAACAAAACAAGAGATAAAGGCTATAGTATTAAGAAATAGAAAATACTATCAATCATTTAGAAACTTTGAGAATGAAAACGAAATAGGTACTAAGTTTGAAGGTATAAATGAAAGCAAGAAAGTAGCTTCAAATAAGGTAATAGGAGTTGGTTGTAATAACGGTATTGTTACAGGAACGGCTAGAGTAATAGAAGACTTGGAGGAAATTGAAACCTTAAAGGTTGGAGATATATTGATAACTAAGTTTACAGATACAGGATGGACAAGTAAATTTGCAATGCTAAAAGGAATTGTAACAGAGTATGGTGGTTTATTATGTCATGCTGCAATTGTTTCAAGAGAGTATGGTATGCCATGTATTGTGTGTGCTCATAATGCAACAAAGCTAATTAAAGATGGCAGTAGAATTTCAATTAATGGGACAACAGGAGAAATTACACTGCTTGAAGGAGGAATTTAA